The following coding sequences are from one Rutidosis leptorrhynchoides isolate AG116_Rl617_1_P2 chromosome 11, CSIRO_AGI_Rlap_v1, whole genome shotgun sequence window:
- the LOC139875074 gene encoding F-box/FBD/LRR-repeat protein At1g13570-like encodes MTGNNNNNKRRFVTCTEVDRISNLPENLIELILEKLPVQDAMRTHVLSKKWLYKWTTLSSLVLDEHFSKKLAKNGAFVHNGFIRITNQIFNFLKGPRIKLHLHIPYVALDSFQEVNQWILSLSRDGVKELVLINKNQRYRLPCYFFSCLDLRMLELENCLIKPPLDFQGFLYLEDLVLRNIEFGANSNGTIINLPQLKKLKMDECTNVYNFKIKSTKLFQLVLRTCPAATLLQLLHSKCLSVVVILFKKPS; translated from the coding sequence ATGAcaggtaataataacaataataagaggaGGTTTGTAACTTGTACTGAAGTGGATAGAATCAGTAACTTGCCAGAAAATTTGATAGAATTGATTTTAGAGAAGCTCCCGGTTCAAGATGCTATGAGGACACACGTTTTATCAAAAAAATGGTTGTACAAATGGACCACATTGAGCTCGCTAGTTCTTGATGAACATTTCTCAAAAAAGTTAGCCAAAAATGGAGCTTTTGTTCATAATGGTTTTATAAGGATCACAAACCAAATCTTTAACTTTCTCAAAGGTCCTCGCATAAAGTTACATCTTCACATACCATACGTGGCTCTTGATAGTTTCCAAGAAGTCAATCAATGGATTTTATCCTTGTCAAGAGATGGTGTTAAAGAACTCGTCCTTATTAATAAAAACCAACGTTATCGACTCCCATGTTATTTTTTTAgttgtctagacttgagaatgctAGAACTTGAAAACTGTCTCATTAAACCACCACTCGATTTTCAAGGATTTCTCTATCTCGAAGATCTCGTGCTCAGGAATATTGAATTTGGGGCTAACTCGAATGGAACTATCATCAACTTACCACAACTTAAGAAGTTGAAAATGGATGAATGCACCAATGTTTATAATTTCAAGATCAAGTCTACAAAGTTGTTTCAGTTAGTGCTCAGGACTTGCCCTGCTGCAACTTTGCTTCAGTTGTTGCATAGTAAATGCCTTAGTGTAGTTGTTATACTTTTCAAAAAACCTAGTTGA